The Methanofervidicoccus sp. A16 genome has a segment encoding these proteins:
- the dapF gene encoding diaminopimelate epimerase: protein MKFTKMHSLGNDYIVINEYDSIKVNEDFKGEFSKKICRRGFSVGADGVIFIQKPEDKNCDVKFRIFNSDGSEAEMCGNGIRCFSKYVYERVLKKNPLYVETLGGLRVCEMEIEGDTVRSIRVYMGVPKFQLRDIPMVVEGKKEGDVFLNEYLYLNSGVLDKVKLSVVNVGNPHAVIFLEDNGIDMDFVRRNLEVLGREIENHKAFPERINVHFVETLGKDEIRMVTWERGVGYTRACGTGATGSAILAHKLGKTGNRVLVHLDGGDLEVEIGDNGAYLKGDAVLVYDGILRDAL, encoded by the coding sequence ATTAAATTTACAAAAATGCATAGTTTAGGAAATGACTACATAGTAATAAACGAGTACGATAGTATAAAGGTAAATGAAGATTTCAAAGGAGAATTCTCTAAAAAGATATGTAGGAGAGGTTTCTCCGTAGGTGCAGATGGTGTGATATTTATCCAAAAACCAGAGGATAAAAACTGTGATGTGAAGTTTAGAATATTTAACAGTGATGGATCAGAGGCTGAGATGTGTGGAAATGGGATAAGATGTTTTTCCAAGTACGTCTATGAGAGAGTGTTGAAGAAGAACCCACTGTATGTGGAAACCTTAGGAGGGTTGAGGGTATGTGAGATGGAAATAGAGGGAGACACTGTAAGATCCATCAGAGTGTATATGGGAGTTCCTAAGTTTCAACTAAGAGATATACCTATGGTGGTGGAGGGAAAAAAGGAGGGTGATGTATTTTTAAATGAGTACCTATATTTAAACAGTGGGGTCTTAGATAAGGTTAAATTAAGTGTTGTAAACGTTGGTAATCCTCATGCTGTTATATTCCTCGAAGATAACGGTATAGATATGGACTTTGTAAGGAGGAACTTGGAGGTATTGGGGAGGGAAATAGAGAATCACAAGGCATTTCCAGAGAGGATAAACGTCCACTTTGTAGAAACCTTAGGGAAGGATGAAATTAGGATGGTAACTTGGGAGAGAGGGGTAGGATACACCAGGGCCTGTGGAACTGGTGCAACAGGTTCTGCAATCCTCGCCCATAAGTTAGGAAAAACTGGTAATAGGGTACTGGTACATTTAGATGGGGGAGATCTAGAGGTAGAGATTGGAGATAACGGGGCTTATTTAAAGGGGGATGCTGTACTAGTATACGATGGAATATTGAGGGATGCTCTATAA
- a CDS encoding DDE-type integrase/transposase/recombinase, with protein MLRVKDIIKELKIFKRNKIPIEIKTLAIATYIQTSSVRRTARILSEIHPVSKTSVWNWIRKFEEELSITTEERERDLIAVDETVVKGGGKHYYVYSAVDVERNELILMRVYTIRNHLITRSFVKKVLKYCRGEPKFLIDKAPWLISALKSLNLNFEHQTFGRGSLIESVFSSLKQRVKIFFCSINAKNPVRNWNFFCRLFVLYYNKLRWCLC; from the coding sequence ATGCTAAGAGTAAAAGATATTATAAAGGAATTAAAAATCTTTAAGAGGAACAAAATACCTATAGAAATTAAAACACTCGCCATTGCAACCTACATTCAGACATCTTCAGTAAGAAGGACTGCCAGAATTCTTTCAGAGATTCATCCAGTCTCAAAAACATCAGTTTGGAACTGGATAAGGAAGTTTGAAGAAGAATTATCCATTACAACAGAGGAAAGAGAAAGAGATCTAATAGCGGTGGATGAAACTGTTGTTAAAGGTGGCGGGAAGCACTATTACGTTTATTCAGCTGTAGATGTTGAGAGGAATGAATTAATTTTAATGAGAGTCTATACAATAAGGAATCATCTAATTACGAGGTCCTTTGTAAAGAAAGTACTGAAGTACTGTAGGGGTGAGCCTAAATTCCTTATAGATAAAGCCCCATGGCTAATTAGTGCTCTAAAAAGTCTTAATTTAAACTTTGAACATCAGACCTTTGGGCGGGGGAGTTTGATAGAATCGGTGTTTTCTTCTCTGAAGCAGAGGGTAAAGATCTTTTTCTGCTCTATTAATGCTAAAAATCCTGTTAGAAACTGGAACTTCTTTTGTAGGTTATTTGTTCTGTATTATAATAAACTGAGGTGGTGTTTATGTTAA
- the hemB gene encoding porphobilinogen synthase — protein sequence MLIRPRRLRKNDKIRELVRETTLTKKDLIMPLFVDERIERGKKEIPSMPNQYRFSVESAIEECKEIADLGIPGVILFGIPKYKDEYGSSAYDKDGVIQRTIKGIKEELGDEILVIADTCLCEYTTHGHCGILRDNKVLNDETLEILSKVALSYAESGVDVVAPSDMMDGRVRAIRETLEENNYHDVCIMSYAVKYASAFYGPFRDAAESSPRCGLKDRKTYQMDPGNWREALREIELDIEEGADMILIKPGLPYLDVLRLAKDNFNVPVGSYCVSGEYSMVESAAQKGWINRLDAIMEVLLCIKRAGADFIITYWAKEVCEYLK from the coding sequence ATGTTAATCAGGCCCAGGAGACTTAGAAAGAACGATAAAATAAGGGAGTTAGTTAGGGAAACTACCTTAACTAAGAAGGATCTTATAATGCCTCTATTTGTAGATGAGAGGATAGAGAGAGGAAAAAAAGAAATACCTTCCATGCCTAACCAATACAGGTTCAGTGTAGAATCTGCCATCGAAGAGTGTAAGGAAATAGCAGATCTAGGTATCCCTGGAGTTATACTCTTTGGAATACCTAAGTACAAAGACGAGTACGGATCCTCTGCCTACGATAAAGATGGAGTAATACAGAGGACTATAAAGGGAATAAAAGAGGAGTTGGGAGATGAGATCCTCGTTATAGCAGATACCTGTCTATGTGAATATACAACCCATGGACATTGTGGTATTCTAAGGGACAACAAAGTTCTAAACGATGAAACCCTTGAAATCCTATCTAAGGTAGCACTGTCCTACGCTGAGAGTGGTGTAGATGTTGTTGCACCCTCTGATATGATGGACGGGAGGGTTAGGGCTATAAGGGAAACCTTGGAGGAGAACAACTACCATGATGTATGTATTATGAGTTATGCTGTAAAGTACGCCTCTGCCTTCTACGGGCCATTTAGGGATGCTGCAGAGAGTTCTCCCAGGTGTGGTTTAAAGGACAGAAAGACCTATCAAATGGATCCTGGAAATTGGAGGGAGGCTTTAAGGGAGATAGAGTTGGATATAGAGGAAGGGGCAGATATGATACTGATAAAACCTGGATTACCTTATTTAGATGTTCTAAGGTTGGCCAAGGATAACTTCAATGTACCTGTTGGAAGTTACTGTGTAAGTGGAGAGTACTCTATGGTGGAGTCTGCCGCCCAGAAAGGATGGATAAATAGATTGGATGCTATAATGGAAGTACTTCTCTGTATCAAAAGGGCTGGAGCTGACTTCATAATTACCTATTGGGCTAAGGAAGTTTGTGAGTATCTTAAGTAA